In Pleuronectes platessa chromosome 4, fPlePla1.1, whole genome shotgun sequence, the following proteins share a genomic window:
- the LOC128438906 gene encoding tripartite motif-containing protein 16-like: MAQQEIHLDRERFSCSICLDLLKDPVTTVCGHSYCKSCINTHWDKGEERGSYSCPQCRQTFTPRPVLEKNTMLADLVEELKKTGLQAAPADHCYAGPEDVACDFCTGRKLKALKSCLNCLASYCEKHLQPHFQSAAFMKHKLVEPSEKLQENICSRHHEVMKMFCRTDQQCICYLCSVEEHKDHDTVSAAAERTERQRELGLRRQTIQQRVQDTEKDVKLLQQEEEAVNGSADEAVDDSERIFTALTRLLQKRSSDVKQQIRSQQQTEVSRVRELQERLEQEITELKRKDHELKQLSDTEDHNQFLHNYPSLSPHSGSTHSFSFRILPLMHFMDVTAAVSRVRGRLQDILSETETEILHIMSQVDVLLPQPEPETRADFLKYSQEITVDPNTSYRHLLLTEGNRKVTRVSTEQSYSKHPDRFTRWPQVLSRESLTGRCYWEVEVEGREVYVAVTYKNISRAESSDESRFGFNNKSWSLSCDRNRNVFHYNSIRTPVSGPVSSRVGLYLDHSAGVLSFYSVSVTMTLLHRVQTTFTRPLYAGVYVGKHESTAEFWELK; encoded by the coding sequence atggcgcagcaagAAATTCAcctggacagagaaagattctcctgttcgatctgtctggatctactgaaggatccggtgactactgtctgtggacacagctactgtaagagctgtattaacacccactgggacaaaggggaggagagaggaagctacagctgtcctcagtgtagacagaccttcacaccgaggcctgtcctggagaaaaacaccatgttagctgatttagtggaggagctgaagaagactggactccaagctgctcctgctgatcactgctatgctggacctgaagatgtggcctgtgatttctgcactgggagaaaactgaaagctctcaagtcctgtttgaattgtttggcctcttattgtgaaaaacacctccagcctcattttCAGTCAGCTGCATTTatgaagcacaagctggtggagccctcggagaagctccaggaaaacatctgctctcgtcaccacgaggtgatgaagatgttctgccgcactgatcagcagtgtatctgttatctctgctctgtggaggaacataaagaccacgacacagtgtcagctgcagcagaaaggactgagaggcagagagagctcgggctgaggagacaaaccatccagcagagagtccaggacacagagaaagacgtgaagctgcttcaacaggaggaggaggccgtcaatggctctgctgatgAAGCAGTGGACGACAGTGAGAGGATCTTCACTGCGCTGACCCGTCTGCTgcagaaaagaagctctgatgtgaagcagcagatcagatcccagcagcaaactgaagtgagtcgagtcagagagcttcaggagagactggagcaggagatcactgagctgaagaggaaagaccatgaactgaagcagctctcagacacagaggatcacaaccagtttctacacaactacccctcactgtcaccacatagtggatctacacactcattCAGCTTCaggatccttcctctgatgcaCTTTatggacgtgacagcagctgtgtcccgggtcagaggtcgactacaggacattctgagtgagactgagacagagattttacatattatgtctcaagtggatgttttactgccacaaccagagccagagaccagagctgacttcttaaaatattcacaggaaatcacagtGGATCCAAACACATCATACAGACATCTGTTATTaactgagggaaacagaaaagtaacacgTGTGAGTACAGAACAGTCTTATTCTAAGCATCCAGACAGATTCACTAGATGgcctcaggtcctgagtagagagagtctgactggacgttgttactgggaggtggaggtggaagggAGAGAAGTTTATGTAGCAGTgacatacaagaatatcagcagagcagAAAGCTCAGATGAAAGTAGATTTGGATTCAATAataaatcttggtcattatCTTGTGACAGAAACCGGAATGTATTTCAttacaacagcatcaggactccagtgtcaggtcctgtgtcctccagagtaggattgtacctggatcacagtgcaggtgttctgtccttctacagcgtctctgtcaccatgactctcctccacagagtccagaccacattcactcggcctctctatgctggagtttaTGTTGGTAAGCATGAatccacagctgagttctgggaactcaaatag